The Maniola jurtina chromosome 1, ilManJurt1.1, whole genome shotgun sequence genome has a window encoding:
- the LOC123874775 gene encoding neither inactivation nor afterpotential protein C isoform X3: MKDGLNIPSLQSPQSRYSLVKKLGTGVFGEIHKATDGQAAGKEVAVKIVTLKEETEPHIHEEYKILRDFTQHLNIIDFYGVFCDKSDYSRKIWFVLELCQYGSVIDIVRKLKAADKKMSEEHIAYILKYTIKGVCYLHENNIIHRNIRCNNILITKDGEVKVTDFGLSCKLNGSDDTTRTVIGSPSWMAPEMVAGGEEGYGNRVDVWALGISTIEMVDGKAPFENMHPTCALFQIVRNPPPGVAKPSMSSNDINDFINECLEKNPEHRPFMAELEEHPFIQSVPENDFHLSTELKMLANDLLEKEVPFRFPERIIKNGLLINEGGKEPEVMQVEDLAALERLTEDNLIRELELKYQKGHFMSFIGDVLLILNPNTHEDIYNEEYHKKYECKSRSDNAPHVFSVADSAFQDALHHNEPQYIIFSGESKSGKSTYMTHTLSHLTYLGAMKNNTAERVQKATSVIQACISSATPLNSSSTRGILQVQVTYGTSGKLSGALFWLYQLEKWRVSSTDMTHANFNLLYYFYDALEAKNRLDEFCLERNRKHRYLRILDEPSRTAKGVRETPRDNVKKYEEFIENLKILDWEEEDIKFLETVLAAILILGNVRFRDGKHGSAEIENVEEAKKVSKLLSLEEVKFLWALLNYCLIENGSAVKRKHSTDEARDARDTLASALYKRLVDWLINLINAKLSFMRAVFGDKYSVSLLDMFGFECYHRNRLEQLIVNTTNEQIQFLYNQRVFAWEMQEAAEEEVPVTDLMFYDNKNSVDQLMGKPLGIFHILDEASRAGNGQEFIMTTVKSKCKGPYVKLSGSHEFCVAHYTGKVNYDAREMADKNKDFLPPEMIETMRASTNITLQQLFKNKLTKTGNLTAASNQSSSAASSRSKTEKEQENIKARKFNTVSKGQYSQIRRMRTAAATYRATSLELLKQLSIGPGSGGTNFIRCIRTDLNDNPYGFQTELVRQQIRALAVLDTAKARQRGFSYRVPFAEFIRRYRFLAFDFDENVDETADNCRLLMIRLKMEGWELGKTKVFLKYYNEEFLNRLYETQVKKIIKVQSMMRLFLAKRNAVKNKSKKLHVQELKKQKTLDVSEEEAALRIQKAYRGYVVRKAYGPLVNKSTGEIDEVTARFLKRFARKWKSRSMFQVLLQYRALRYQDLVHFSQQVHIYNQAVVEALLNTSSSVVLDRVDPHAKEKNYLGSVPPTVWKLPFRMDQIQFYDTSHMCDPSVKSTDTFASPYDSDSEQWDEPLKRRCSAAQTEPFKASTSTQTLLTIPFCRDPTVPVPTLPPEDTVHSRRDAQEDTEE, translated from the exons ATGAAGGACGGTCTTAACATACCGTCCCTGCAAAGTCCCCAAAGCCGCTACTCCCTCGTAAAGAAACTTGGCACTGGGGTCTTTGGAGAAATTCACAAAGCCACGGATGGCCAAGCAGCTGGCAAAGAAGTTGCCGTTAAAATAGTAACCCTTAAAGAAGAAACCGAACCACATATACACGAGGAATACAAAATATTACGGGATTTCACCCAACACCTTAATATCATCGATTTTTATGGTGTATTCTGTGATAAATCTGATTATTCGAGGAAAATATGGTTCGTACTAGAG TTGTGCCAGTATGGATCTGTCATCGATATTGTCAGAAAACTCAAAGCAGCGGACAAAAAAATGTCCGAAGAGCACATAGCTTATATTCTGAAATATACGATCAAG GGTGTATGTTATCTACATGAGAATAATATCATCCATCGCAACATACGATGTAATAATATTCTTATCACAAAAGATGGGGAAGTCAAAGTTACCGATTTCGGATTATCATGTAAACTAAACGGAAGTGATGACACTACTAGAACGGTTATTGGCTCACCGAGTTGGATGGCGCCAGAAATGGTCGCGGGAGGTGAAGAGGGATATGGTAATAGAGTGGATGTTTGGGCTTTAGGAATCAGCACAATTGAAATGGTCGATGGCAAAGCACCTTTTGAAAATATGCATCCTACCTGTGCACTGTTTCAAATCGTAAGAAATCCTCCCCCAGGGGTAGCAAAGCCGTCAATGTCGTCAAATGACATTAACGATTTCATTAATGA ATGCCTCGAAAAAAATCCTGAACATCGTCCATTTATGGCGGAGTTAGAAGAGCATCCATTTATACAGTCTGTACCGGAAAATGACTTCCAT CTGTCTACTGAGTTGAAAATGCTTGCAAACGACTTACTTGAGAAAGAAGTACCGTTCAGATTTCCAGAAAGAATAATCAAAAATGGTCTCCTTATTAATGAGGGTGGTAAAGAACCTGAAGTGATGCAAGTTGAAGATCTTGCTGCTTTGGAACGATTAACCGAAGATAATCTTATTCGTGAACTTGAATTAAAATACCAAAAAGGCCACTTTATGTCATTTATTGGTGACGTCCTATTGATACTTAACCCAAACACTCATGAAGATATTTATAATGAAGAA TATCACAAAAAGTACGAATGCAAATCAAGATCAGATAACGCCCCTCACGTTTTTTCTGTAGCCGATAGTGCGTTTCAAGATGCTCTACACCATAACGAGCCTCAATACATAATTTTTTCTGGGGAAAGTAAATCAGGAAAATCAACTTACATGACCCACACACTTTCTCATCTTACTTATTTGGGagccatgaaaaataatactgCAGAAAGAGTTCAAAAAGCTACAAGTGTTATTCAAGCCTGTATAAGCTCAGCGACTCCTCTGAACTCCAGCTCTACTCGAGGCATACTGCAAGTTCAAGTAACTTATGGTACATCAGGAAAACTAAGCGGAGCTCTCTTTTGGTTATATCAGCTCGAAAAGTGGCGTGTATCGTCGACGGACAT GACTCATGCCAATTTCAATTTGCTTTATTACTTTTATGACGCTCTTGAGGCAAAGAATAGACTGGATGAATTTTGTTTGGAAAGGAACAGAAAACATCGATATCTAAGAATTTTAGACGAACCGTCAAGAACAGCAAAAGGTGTGCGAGAAACCCCGCGGGATAACGTTAAAAAGTATGAAGAATTTattgaaaacttaaaaatattggaCTGGGAAGAGGAGGACATAAAATTTCTTGAAACTGTTTTAGCAGCAATTCTCATTTTGGGTAATGTGAGATTCAGGGACGGAAAACATGGTTCAGCTGAAATAGAAAATGTTGAAGAAGCGAAAAAAGTGTCCAAATTGTTGTCCCTAGAGGAAGTAAAGTTTCTTTGGGCACTTCTAAATTACTGCCTTATTGAGAACGGTTCTGCCGTTAAAAGGAAACATTCAACTGATGAAGCGAGAGACGCAAGAGATACATTAGCAAGTGCTCTATATAAAAGACTTGTTGATTGGTTGATCAATCTAATTAATGCCAAATTGTCATTTATGCGAGCTGTCTT TGGCGACAAATATTCTGTAAGCTTATTAGATATGTTTGGATTTGAATGTTATCATAGAAACCGTTTAGAACAATTGATAGTAAACACTACTAATGAACAGATACAATTTTTGTACAACCAAAGAGTATTCGCTTGGGAAATGCAAGAAGCGGCTGAAGAAGAGGTCCCAGTGACGGATTTGATgttttatgataataaaaacTCTGTCGACCAATTGATGGGGAAACCTCTAGGAATTTTTCACATTTTGGATGAAGCCAGTCGAGCTGGCAATGGACAAGAGTTTATCatga CCACAGTTAAATCTAAATGTAAGGGACCATATGTAAAACTTTCTGGGAGTCACGAATTTTGTGTTGCACATTACACTGGTAAAGTGAATTATGACGCGAGAGAAATGGCTGATAAAAACAAAGATTTCCTTCCGCCTGAAATGATTGAAACTATGAGAGCATCAACTAACATTACATTACAGcaattattcaaaaataaactaacCAAAACTGGGAATCTCACTGCAGCGTCCAACCAAAGTTCATCAGCAGCGTCTTCGAGATCGAAAACTGAAAAAGAACAGGAAAATATTAAAGCCAGG AAGTTCAACACGGTTTCTAAGGGTCAGTATTCCCAAATACGTAGAATGAGGACTGCTGCTGCAACATATAGGGCCACAAGCTTGGAGCTCCTTAAGCAACTCTCCATAGGCCCTGGTAGCGGAGGAACAAACTTTATAAGATGTATTAGAACGGACTTAAATGACAATCCTTATGGATTCCAAACCGAATTGGTGAGACAGCAAATCCGAGCCTTGGCTGTTTTAGACACGGCTAAAGCGCGCCAAAGAGGATTTTCATACCGCGTTCCGTTTGCTGAATTCATCCGAAG ATATCGCTTCTTAGCcttcgattttgatgaaaatgttGATGAAACGGCTGACAACTGCAGATTGTTAATGATTCGTCTGAAAATGGAGGGGTGGGAACTGGGCAAAACGAAAGTCTTCTTGAAATATTACAATGAGGAATTTttaaacag ATTATATGAAACACAAGTGAAGAAAATCATAAAAGTACAAAGCATGATGCGTCTTTTCTTGGCAAAGAGGAAtgctgttaaaaataaatcaaaaaaattgcaCG TACAAGaattaaagaaacaaaaaacactcGATGTATCTGAAGAAGAGGCTGCACTGCGCATTCAAAAAG CTTACAGAGGATACGTAGTACGCAAAGCATACGGGCCACTCGTGAACAAGTCTACGGGAGAGATCGACGAGGTAACCGCTAGATTCCTGAAGCGATTTGCCAGGAAATGGAAGAGTCGATCAATGTTCCAAGTTCTGTTACAGTACAGAGCTTTACGGTACCAGGACTTGGTACACTTTTCGCAGCAG GTACACATTTACAATCAGGCTGTAGTTGAAGCTCTCCTTAACACCAGTTCATCCGTGGTCCTCGATCGAGTGGATCCTCATGccaaggaaaaaaattaccttgGCTCTGTGCCGCCCACTGTTTGGAAGCTTCCCTTCCGAATGGACCAAATACAGTTTTACGATACGTCGCATATGTGCGACCCTTCAGTTAAGAGCAC GGACACATTTGCAAGCCCATATGACTCCGACAGTGAACAGTGGGATGAACCTTTGAAACGTCGTTGCAGCGCGGCGCAAACGGAACCGTTCAAGGCGTCGACGAGCACGCAGACCCTCCTTACCATACCATTCTGCAGAGATCCCACTGTACCCGTGCCAACGTTACCGCCGGAAGACACGGTGCACTCAAGAC GCGATGCTCAAGAAGACACCGAAGAATAG